In a single window of the Streptomyces sp. NBC_00353 genome:
- a CDS encoding LacI family DNA-binding transcriptional regulator, with protein MTLDAVAREAGVSPATASRALNGTARVRDDLRERVHAAADRLGYIPNAHAQALAGAANNRTVGLICHDVSDPYFAAISSGVMRAAAERGLLVMLASTFREPAREVSYVSMLRAQHARAILLIGSGFQDRAWERAMDAELEPYVRVGGRVAVISRHRSLRVDTVQPENRAGAAALARALVDLGHRTFAVLTGPAALTTVSDRLAGFRAGLAEAGIGLGQVVEGAFTRDGGYEAARRLLLDAGRAPFRARPTCVFAVTDVMAVGALAALREAGLRVPEDVSLAGFDDIPLVRELSPPLTTVALPLTSMGERVIALALRETGAVRRARVVRVEGEVVLRGSTGVPGGGVR; from the coding sequence GTGACGCTCGACGCCGTCGCCCGGGAGGCCGGGGTCTCACCGGCCACCGCCTCGCGGGCGCTGAACGGCACGGCAAGGGTCCGTGACGACCTGCGGGAGCGGGTGCACGCGGCGGCCGACCGGCTCGGCTACATCCCGAACGCCCACGCGCAGGCACTGGCCGGCGCGGCCAACAACCGTACGGTGGGCCTGATCTGTCATGACGTCAGTGACCCGTACTTCGCCGCGATCTCCAGCGGGGTGATGCGGGCCGCGGCGGAACGGGGGCTGCTCGTGATGCTGGCCTCGACGTTCCGCGAACCGGCCCGGGAGGTCAGCTACGTCTCCATGCTGCGGGCCCAACACGCCCGGGCGATCCTGCTGATCGGCTCGGGCTTCCAGGACCGCGCCTGGGAGCGTGCGATGGACGCCGAACTGGAGCCGTACGTCCGGGTCGGCGGCCGGGTGGCGGTCATCAGCCGGCACCGCAGCCTGCGGGTGGACACCGTGCAGCCGGAGAACCGGGCGGGGGCCGCGGCGCTCGCCAGGGCGCTGGTCGACCTGGGGCATCGGACGTTCGCGGTGCTCACCGGGCCGGCCGCGTTGACCACGGTCTCGGACCGGCTGGCAGGGTTCCGGGCAGGGCTCGCCGAGGCGGGCATCGGGCTCGGGCAGGTGGTGGAGGGGGCGTTCACCCGCGACGGCGGGTACGAGGCGGCCCGGCGGCTGCTGCTCGATGCGGGGCGGGCGCCCTTCCGGGCACGGCCGACGTGCGTGTTCGCGGTGACCGATGTGATGGCGGTCGGTGCTTTGGCGGCGCTGCGGGAGGCGGGGTTGCGGGTGCCGGAGGATGTGTCGCTGGCCGGGTTCGACGACATTCCGCTGGTGCGGGAGCTGTCGCCGCCGCTCACCACGGTGGCGCTGCCGCTGACATCGATGGGCGAGCGCGTGATAGCACTTGCGCTCCGGGAGACGGGGGCGGTACGGAGGGCGCGGGTGGTGCGGGTGGAGGGGGAAGTGGTGCTGCGGGGCAGTACGGGGGTGCCCGGGGGCGGAGTGCGGTGA
- a CDS encoding right-handed parallel beta-helix repeat-containing protein, which translates to MNHRMNVIRRTAAAVTAAALTALVAAPAAQAAPGARTLYAAPDGHGTTCTVARPCSPEGARDQARTETGRDIRVLLKGGTYHLDAPLRLGAEDSGTDGHTVTWTAAPGVRPVLSGGRDITGWTQNADSTWTADVPVGVTPRQLFIDGKRAVRARGEACAASVCDATKTAMTGAKATGIADWQRPTDAEAVIRVRWRNYHCRIAGVSGDLLTFDRPCWTNSASGTNRTGPAWDTTTVDSTRYSGVAFFENAPELLDRPGEFVWNSGTRTVTYLPRKGEDMNRAQALTPHTEQLLVLDGAHDVTVKGIGFAYAAYRRPDTDEGYAGMQAGLTLTGATGPVDHAGRFYTKPSAAVTVRGGQHISIENARFSHLGGAGAILEAGTKDSSLTRSTFTDLSSGAVYVGDTEPKPDASLAGERNTIAYNTITRSGVEYTDSVGIWAGYEAELTVDHNSIDHLPYSGISVGWGWNQPEAQQSVLRDNKVTDNRITNVMEVAQQQHDGGAIYTQGAQPGTVLSGNYINRSAFGNTERDGNGIYLDEQSSHITVENNVITRIGYKWVSNWADYGIRNTARANWTDTAAPALAGTGSVMTDNRTGLDRLPAEALAVAARAGAHGGPVEQLRTDLARTGTATQSSTEGTAGAGLALDADTNTDTRTLSEAGAWWQVDLGATKHIRQIEIWNNSSTTTADFDVITDDGTVHVSGKALRPTVLDLDSRTRTVKIAVSGTGRVALSQVLIHP; encoded by the coding sequence ATGAACCATCGGATGAACGTCATACGGAGAACCGCCGCCGCCGTCACCGCCGCGGCCCTGACCGCCCTCGTCGCAGCCCCGGCCGCCCAGGCCGCACCCGGCGCCCGAACCCTGTACGCAGCCCCCGACGGCCACGGCACCACCTGCACGGTCGCGCGCCCGTGTTCGCCGGAAGGCGCCCGCGACCAGGCCCGCACCGAGACCGGCCGTGACATCCGCGTCCTCCTCAAGGGTGGTACGTACCACCTGGACGCACCCCTGCGGCTCGGCGCCGAAGATTCCGGGACGGACGGACACACCGTCACCTGGACCGCTGCTCCCGGCGTCCGGCCCGTCCTCTCCGGCGGCCGGGACATCACCGGCTGGACACAGAACGCCGACTCCACCTGGACCGCCGACGTCCCCGTCGGAGTCACCCCGCGTCAGCTCTTCATCGACGGAAAGCGCGCCGTCCGCGCCCGTGGCGAGGCGTGCGCGGCGAGCGTCTGCGACGCCACCAAGACCGCCATGACCGGGGCGAAAGCCACCGGCATCGCCGACTGGCAGCGTCCCACCGACGCCGAAGCCGTCATCCGGGTCCGCTGGCGCAACTACCACTGCCGGATCGCCGGCGTCAGCGGCGACCTGCTCACCTTCGACCGGCCCTGCTGGACCAACTCCGCGAGCGGCACCAACCGCACCGGGCCCGCCTGGGACACCACGACGGTCGACTCCACCCGCTACAGCGGCGTCGCCTTCTTCGAGAACGCCCCCGAACTGCTCGACCGGCCGGGCGAGTTCGTCTGGAACTCCGGGACCCGAACCGTCACCTACCTGCCGCGCAAGGGCGAGGACATGAACCGCGCGCAGGCCCTCACTCCGCACACCGAACAGCTGCTCGTCCTCGACGGCGCCCACGACGTCACTGTCAAGGGGATCGGCTTCGCGTATGCGGCGTACCGCCGGCCCGACACCGACGAGGGCTATGCGGGCATGCAGGCCGGTCTCACCCTGACCGGAGCCACCGGGCCCGTGGACCATGCGGGCCGCTTCTACACCAAGCCGTCCGCCGCGGTCACCGTCCGCGGCGGACAGCACATCTCCATCGAGAACGCTCGGTTCAGCCACCTCGGCGGAGCGGGCGCGATACTCGAGGCGGGCACCAAGGACAGTTCTCTGACCCGCTCCACATTCACCGACCTCTCCTCGGGCGCGGTCTACGTGGGCGACACCGAGCCGAAGCCCGACGCTTCACTCGCGGGGGAGCGGAACACGATCGCGTACAACACGATCACCCGCTCCGGTGTCGAGTACACCGACTCGGTGGGTATCTGGGCCGGATACGAGGCCGAGCTGACCGTCGACCACAACAGCATCGACCACCTCCCGTACTCCGGGATCTCGGTCGGCTGGGGCTGGAACCAGCCCGAGGCGCAGCAGTCCGTGCTGCGCGACAACAAGGTGACCGACAACCGGATCACGAACGTCATGGAGGTCGCGCAGCAGCAGCACGACGGCGGCGCGATCTACACCCAGGGCGCCCAGCCCGGCACCGTTCTGTCCGGCAACTACATCAACCGCTCCGCCTTCGGCAACACCGAGCGCGACGGCAACGGCATCTACCTCGACGAGCAGTCCTCGCACATCACCGTCGAGAACAACGTGATCACCCGCATCGGCTACAAGTGGGTCTCCAACTGGGCGGACTACGGCATCCGGAACACCGCCCGCGCCAACTGGACCGACACCGCCGCGCCGGCTCTCGCCGGAACGGGATCCGTCATGACGGACAACCGCACGGGCCTGGACCGGCTGCCGGCCGAAGCACTCGCCGTCGCCGCACGGGCCGGCGCCCACGGCGGCCCGGTGGAGCAGTTGCGTACCGACCTCGCCCGCACCGGCACCGCCACCCAGTCCTCCACCGAGGGCACGGCGGGTGCCGGGCTCGCCCTCGACGCCGACACCAACACGGACACCCGCACGCTGTCCGAGGCGGGCGCCTGGTGGCAGGTCGACCTGGGCGCGACGAAGCACATCCGTCAGATCGAGATCTGGAACAACTCGTCGACGACGACCGCCGACTTCGACGTCATCACGGACGACGGCACGGTCCACGTGAGCGGCAAGGCACTGCGCCCGACGGTCCTCGACCTGGACAGCCGGACCCGCACGGTGAAGATCGCGGTGTCGGGAACGGGGCGGGTGGCCCTGTCCCAGGTCCTGATCCACCCGTAG
- a CDS encoding M1 family metallopeptidase gives MTASTSRRSVLRLGGAAVAAAVAVPVLGSPASARGHGFDPTPGSDGVGDPLFPTLGNGGYQVVHYDLTFDFTPVTYDFTATVKIHAKATQDLSAFNLDTDGHTIDSVSVGGRTADWALSAGRSGQELTVTPARPLHDGQAFTVEIRYHGNGKAPRLGLTGWKFGTDGGFASAAQSSRADTFLPCNDTPSDKATWTFHISAPQGYVATANGELLDRTLRADGSTVWHFALRERMATELIGIAVVKGTYLYGTSHRGLPLRHIVPQGQEDKYGPIVARTADHLAWLEAKFGRYPFSVYGLHIYDGYTDALENQTLSLFSTNWFKLNANGRPGYETTMVHELTHQWFGDSVTPDNWQQAWLNEGPAVYYAGLYGEERGWSVLEDKMKATYEKLDAVRAADGPPGLPKALGGTNIYDGGALVLYALSLQIGQRKFDRVMREWVKRFKDSTYTSEQFIAHTVDVTGDPSLDPFLRDWLFGAMNPPMPGHPDWKAAA, from the coding sequence ATGACCGCTTCCACCAGCAGACGATCCGTACTCCGGCTCGGCGGCGCAGCCGTAGCGGCAGCCGTCGCCGTACCCGTCCTGGGCTCGCCGGCCAGCGCCCGCGGCCACGGCTTCGACCCGACCCCCGGTTCCGACGGCGTCGGCGACCCGCTCTTCCCGACCCTCGGCAACGGCGGCTACCAGGTCGTCCACTACGACCTGACCTTCGACTTCACCCCGGTGACCTACGACTTCACCGCCACCGTGAAGATCCACGCGAAGGCGACCCAGGATCTGTCCGCCTTCAACCTGGACACCGACGGCCACACCATCGACTCGGTCAGCGTCGGGGGCCGCACCGCCGACTGGGCGCTGTCGGCCGGCCGGAGCGGCCAGGAACTCACCGTCACCCCCGCCCGGCCGCTGCACGACGGACAGGCGTTCACCGTCGAGATCCGCTACCACGGCAACGGCAAGGCGCCCCGACTCGGCCTCACCGGCTGGAAGTTCGGCACCGACGGCGGCTTCGCCTCGGCCGCCCAGTCCTCCCGCGCCGACACCTTCCTGCCCTGCAACGACACCCCGTCCGACAAGGCAACCTGGACCTTCCACATCAGCGCGCCGCAGGGTTACGTCGCCACCGCCAACGGCGAACTGCTCGACAGGACGCTGCGCGCCGACGGCTCCACCGTCTGGCACTTCGCCCTGCGCGAGCGGATGGCGACGGAGCTCATCGGCATCGCCGTGGTCAAGGGCACCTATCTGTACGGCACCAGCCACCGCGGACTGCCGCTGCGGCACATCGTCCCGCAGGGCCAGGAGGACAAGTACGGCCCGATCGTCGCCCGTACCGCCGACCATCTGGCCTGGCTGGAGGCGAAGTTCGGCCGCTACCCGTTCTCCGTGTACGGCCTCCACATCTACGACGGTTACACCGACGCCCTGGAGAACCAGACCCTGTCCCTCTTCTCCACCAACTGGTTCAAGCTCAACGCCAACGGCCGGCCGGGCTACGAGACCACCATGGTCCACGAGCTCACCCACCAGTGGTTCGGTGACTCCGTCACCCCCGACAACTGGCAGCAGGCCTGGCTCAACGAGGGCCCCGCCGTGTACTACGCCGGGCTGTACGGCGAGGAGCGCGGCTGGTCGGTCCTCGAGGACAAGATGAAGGCCACGTACGAGAAGCTCGACGCGGTCCGCGCGGCCGACGGCCCGCCCGGACTGCCCAAGGCGCTCGGCGGCACCAACATCTACGACGGCGGCGCGCTCGTCCTGTACGCCCTCAGCCTTCAGATCGGTCAGCGGAAGTTCGACAGGGTCATGCGGGAGTGGGTGAAGCGCTTCAAGGACTCCACGTACACCAGCGAGCAGTTCATCGCCCACACCGTCGACGTCACCGGCGACCCGTCCCTCGACCCGTTCCTGCGCGACTGGCTCTTCGGAGCGATGAACCCGCCCATGCCGGGCCACCCCGACTGGAAGGCCGCCGCATGA
- a CDS encoding extracellular solute-binding protein has translation MSSSTPINRRSLFRMGAGIGLGLAAAPLLAACGDGGTTAKAEAKSASLLPNTAVRNIGLEPDLQGTAAGVPQGFFSYPAKPLRATKGTPLGGAKPISATMETFSPPPPARGKNAAWQQIEKLLGGQVDITAVPADDYGTKFSTMVASDSLPDLFMYPESGGVDNKAAFLQAKCADLTPFLAGDKIKDYPNLAAIPKGAWQAAVFGGKLYGLPIARTGTGGAGFYRHDLFEEVGVSSLDQITDLDRFVELCKELTRPKKDQYAIITGLTNVLAMSAGAPSYWRLDATTGKFTSDLETPEFRKAVETARELYKAGCFYPGTLQMSGAQKAQYTDMFKNGKGAYVYDGMPSYLAPGVGYVAAMKAIDKKYDPRPFVPVGKDAIAWMDNIALQNTHIKKASADRVKQILALADFAASPFGSEEYTLINYGVEGTDFTRDDKGNPALTKQGTQDVTVPWKFMASAVPAIFSADSEQGVRHVHDAFTKMIPMMEPDPTLQYSSPTWDSKGSGSLYTLKQDGLKDIIAGRKPLSAYDQLVKDYLAKGGEQARGEFEEAVQKGKK, from the coding sequence GTGTCGAGCTCCACCCCCATCAACCGCAGATCCCTGTTCCGCATGGGTGCGGGCATCGGTCTCGGTCTGGCCGCCGCCCCGCTGCTCGCCGCCTGTGGCGACGGCGGCACGACTGCCAAGGCGGAGGCCAAGAGCGCCTCACTGCTGCCGAACACCGCAGTGCGCAACATCGGCCTCGAGCCCGACCTCCAGGGCACTGCCGCCGGAGTCCCGCAGGGCTTCTTCAGCTACCCGGCCAAGCCGCTGCGCGCCACCAAGGGCACTCCGCTGGGGGGCGCGAAGCCGATCAGCGCGACGATGGAGACGTTCTCCCCGCCGCCGCCCGCGCGCGGCAAGAACGCCGCCTGGCAGCAGATCGAGAAGCTCCTCGGCGGCCAGGTGGACATCACCGCCGTTCCGGCCGACGACTACGGCACCAAGTTCTCCACCATGGTCGCCAGCGACAGCCTGCCTGATCTCTTCATGTACCCGGAGTCCGGCGGTGTCGACAACAAGGCGGCCTTCCTCCAGGCCAAGTGCGCCGACCTGACACCGTTCCTCGCCGGGGACAAGATCAAGGACTACCCGAACCTGGCCGCGATCCCGAAGGGCGCCTGGCAGGCCGCCGTCTTCGGCGGGAAGCTGTACGGTCTGCCGATCGCCCGCACAGGCACCGGCGGCGCGGGCTTCTACCGCCACGACCTGTTCGAGGAGGTCGGTGTCAGCAGCCTCGACCAGATCACCGACCTCGACAGGTTCGTCGAGCTCTGCAAGGAGCTGACCCGCCCCAAGAAGGACCAGTACGCGATCATCACAGGCCTCACCAATGTCCTCGCGATGTCGGCGGGCGCCCCGTCCTACTGGCGGCTGGACGCCACGACCGGCAAGTTCACCTCCGATCTGGAGACACCGGAGTTCCGCAAGGCCGTGGAGACCGCCCGCGAGCTGTACAAGGCGGGCTGTTTCTACCCCGGCACCCTCCAGATGTCCGGGGCGCAGAAGGCCCAGTACACGGACATGTTCAAGAACGGCAAGGGCGCGTACGTCTACGACGGAATGCCGAGCTACCTCGCCCCCGGCGTCGGCTATGTCGCCGCCATGAAGGCGATCGACAAGAAGTACGACCCGCGCCCGTTCGTCCCGGTCGGCAAGGACGCCATCGCCTGGATGGACAACATCGCTCTGCAGAACACACACATCAAGAAGGCCTCGGCCGACCGCGTCAAGCAGATCCTCGCACTCGCCGACTTCGCCGCCTCGCCGTTCGGCAGCGAGGAGTACACGCTGATCAACTACGGCGTCGAGGGAACCGACTTCACCCGCGACGACAAGGGCAACCCGGCCCTCACCAAGCAGGGCACCCAGGACGTCACCGTGCCGTGGAAGTTCATGGCGTCCGCCGTCCCCGCGATCTTCAGCGCCGACTCCGAGCAGGGCGTACGCCATGTCCATGACGCGTTCACCAAGATGATCCCGATGATGGAGCCGGACCCGACCCTTCAGTACTCCTCGCCCACCTGGGACTCCAAGGGGTCCGGCAGCCTCTACACGCTGAAGCAGGACGGACTGAAGGACATCATCGCCGGCCGCAAGCCCCTGTCCGCCTACGACCAACTGGTCAAGGACTACCTGGCCAAGGGCGGCGAGCAGGCCCGTGGCGAATTCGAAGAGGCCGTCCAGAAGGGCAAGAAGTGA
- a CDS encoding carbohydrate ABC transporter permease gives MEKPTRIGQAAKALAVVVVVAAVAYPLLGVIGTSFASQTDIIRSSGLVLWPDHPTVDAYRTIFTGGVVTRALVVSLGITVFGTLASLLVTVGMAYGLSRRDVTGSRFILMTALFTMLFNAGIIPNFLLVKGLGLYDTYAALVMPTLVSAFNLVVLRSFFMNLPEELYDAAKVDGAGDFRILVRIVLPLSKAVLAVISLFYAVTYWNAFFNSLLYLNDSDKWPLPMVLRTYVLQGQSLNAASAGEVLAPQQAVQMAVLVIAVVPILCVYPFLQRYFTKGVLTGAIKG, from the coding sequence ATGGAGAAGCCGACCCGCATCGGCCAGGCCGCCAAGGCCCTCGCTGTCGTCGTCGTGGTCGCCGCCGTCGCCTATCCACTGCTCGGCGTCATCGGCACCAGCTTCGCCTCGCAGACCGACATCATCCGCAGCTCCGGGCTGGTCCTGTGGCCCGACCACCCCACCGTCGACGCCTACCGCACCATCTTCACCGGCGGAGTCGTCACCCGGGCGCTCGTCGTCAGTCTCGGCATCACGGTGTTCGGCACGCTCGCCAGCCTGCTCGTCACCGTGGGCATGGCGTACGGTCTCTCCCGCCGAGATGTCACAGGATCCCGCTTCATCCTGATGACCGCCCTGTTCACCATGCTGTTCAACGCAGGCATCATCCCCAACTTCCTTCTGGTCAAGGGTCTCGGCCTGTACGACACCTACGCGGCGCTCGTCATGCCCACCCTGGTCAGCGCCTTCAACCTGGTCGTCCTGCGGTCGTTCTTCATGAACCTGCCCGAGGAGCTGTACGACGCGGCCAAGGTCGACGGGGCCGGCGACTTCCGCATCCTCGTACGGATCGTCCTGCCGCTCTCCAAAGCCGTCCTCGCCGTCATCAGTCTCTTCTACGCGGTGACGTACTGGAACGCCTTCTTCAACTCGCTGCTGTACCTCAACGACTCCGACAAGTGGCCGCTGCCCATGGTGCTGCGCACCTATGTCCTCCAGGGCCAGAGCCTGAACGCCGCATCGGCCGGTGAGGTGCTCGCCCCGCAGCAGGCCGTACAGATGGCTGTCCTGGTGATCGCCGTCGTACCGATCCTCTGCGTCTACCCCTTCCTCCAGCGCTACTTCACCAAGGGCGTGCTCACCGGCGCCATCAAGGGCTGA
- a CDS encoding ABC transporter permease, with amino-acid sequence MAETAPPLPREKRSRRHRKTEASSPSPTPAVLVQNRLTLRQRIKRDRVMLLLTLPGLLYFIVFHYVPLLGYVVAFQDYQPYLGYMHSVWVGFANFTTAFGEPAFWSATFNTLEIALIQLVFFFPVPVALALLLNSIASDRIRRFVQSVVYLPHFIGWVIIVSIFQQILGGAGLLPDVLGGMGLPRYDMMSDPDAFPWLLTLQVAWKDAGWGTIIILAALLGIDKGQYEAAAIDGAGPRRRLWHVTLPGIAPVLILLLILNLGQILSVGFEQILLQRDAVGPDAGEVLDTYVYYHGIKDNDWGVAAAVGLVKAVIGTALVLGANKFAHRLGHEGVYRGADR; translated from the coding sequence ATGGCTGAAACAGCACCCCCGCTGCCCCGGGAGAAGCGGTCGAGACGACACCGGAAGACCGAAGCGTCTTCGCCGTCCCCGACCCCGGCCGTTCTCGTGCAGAACAGGCTGACCCTCCGGCAGCGGATCAAGCGGGACCGGGTGATGCTGCTGCTGACCCTGCCGGGCCTGCTGTACTTCATCGTCTTCCACTACGTACCGCTGCTCGGCTATGTCGTGGCGTTCCAGGACTACCAGCCGTACCTCGGCTACATGCACAGCGTCTGGGTGGGGTTCGCCAACTTCACCACGGCCTTCGGTGAGCCCGCCTTCTGGTCCGCGACCTTCAACACCCTGGAGATCGCCCTCATCCAGCTGGTGTTCTTCTTCCCCGTGCCGGTCGCCCTGGCCCTGCTGCTCAACAGCATCGCCAGCGACCGGATCCGGCGCTTCGTGCAGAGCGTCGTCTATCTGCCGCACTTCATCGGCTGGGTCATCATCGTCTCGATCTTCCAGCAGATCCTGGGCGGCGCCGGACTGCTGCCCGACGTCCTCGGCGGAATGGGACTGCCGCGCTACGACATGATGAGCGACCCCGACGCCTTCCCCTGGCTGCTGACCCTCCAAGTGGCCTGGAAGGACGCCGGCTGGGGAACGATCATCATCCTGGCGGCGCTGCTCGGCATCGACAAGGGCCAGTACGAGGCCGCCGCGATCGATGGCGCAGGACCCCGACGCCGCCTCTGGCACGTCACCCTGCCCGGCATCGCACCGGTCCTGATCCTGCTGCTGATCCTCAACCTCGGGCAGATCCTCTCCGTCGGCTTCGAGCAGATCCTGCTCCAGCGCGACGCGGTCGGCCCGGACGCCGGTGAGGTCCTCGACACCTACGTCTACTACCACGGCATCAAGGACAACGACTGGGGCGTCGCCGCCGCCGTCGGACTTGTCAAGGCGGTCATCGGCACCGCACTCGTCCTGGGCGCGAACAAGTTCGCCCACCGCCTCGGCCACGAAGGGGTGTACCGCGGTGCTGACCGTTGA
- a CDS encoding hydroxyacid dehydrogenase — translation MSPGLVDDVFPPAVRARLEESADLLTPAAISEFASPEAAEALASAEVLLTGWGCPPVDAALLDRAPGLRAVIHAAGTVKTFLSPNAFDRGIVVSSAAAANAVPVAEYTLAAIIMGAKRVFPLAGLFRTRRTHRTGADLDRQHWLGTHGLTIGVVGASRIGRRVIELLRILDADVLLHDPYVDAGEAARLGVTPTDLDTLVATSDVVTVHAPDTPETRGLIDARRIGLMRPGTLLVNTARGPLVDTEALTEHLVSGRLDAVLDVTSPEPLPDGHPLWELPNVFLTPHLAGAQGNEVGRLGALAVDELVRYAQGAPLAHPVHRADLGRIA, via the coding sequence ATGAGCCCCGGACTGGTCGACGACGTCTTCCCGCCGGCCGTACGGGCCCGGCTGGAGGAGTCCGCCGACCTCCTCACCCCGGCCGCGATCAGCGAGTTCGCCTCGCCGGAGGCCGCCGAGGCGCTCGCCTCGGCCGAGGTCCTGCTCACCGGCTGGGGCTGCCCACCGGTCGACGCGGCCCTGCTGGACCGGGCCCCCGGGCTGCGCGCCGTGATCCATGCGGCCGGCACGGTGAAAACGTTTCTGTCGCCCAACGCGTTCGACCGCGGGATCGTCGTCTCCTCCGCGGCGGCGGCCAACGCCGTACCGGTGGCGGAGTACACCCTGGCCGCGATCATCATGGGCGCGAAGCGGGTGTTTCCGCTGGCCGGGCTGTTCCGTACCCGGCGGACCCACCGCACCGGCGCCGATCTCGACCGCCAGCACTGGCTCGGCACGCACGGACTGACCATCGGCGTCGTCGGCGCCTCCCGGATCGGCCGCCGGGTCATCGAACTCCTCCGGATCCTCGACGCCGACGTGCTGCTCCACGACCCGTACGTCGACGCCGGCGAAGCGGCACGGCTCGGGGTCACCCCGACCGATCTGGACACCCTCGTGGCGACCAGCGACGTCGTCACCGTGCACGCACCGGACACACCCGAGACCCGCGGGCTGATCGACGCACGCAGGATCGGCCTGATGCGACCCGGCACCCTGCTCGTCAACACCGCGCGCGGCCCCCTCGTGGACACCGAGGCGCTGACCGAGCACCTGGTCAGCGGGCGGCTGGACGCGGTCCTCGACGTGACGTCGCCCGAGCCGCTGCCGGACGGGCACCCCCTCTGGGAGCTGCCGAACGTCTTTCTCACGCCGCATCTGGCGGGCGCCCAGGGCAACGAGGTGGGGCGGCTCGGGGCACTCGCCGTCGACGAGCTGGTGCGGTACGCGCAGGGCGCCCCTCTCGCCCACCCGGTCCACCGGGCCGACCTGGGGAGGATTGCTTGA
- a CDS encoding LacI family DNA-binding transcriptional regulator has protein sequence MRRQSTAADGQRRATVTDVARQAGVSTATVSRVMNRNYPVAEATRARVEAAMRDLGYVVNAHARALAGVSGRTVGIIVNELIDPFYAYIARGVEREAALGGRLCLVCCAQGDPQRELAFVELMHERRADAVIVVGGSVADRGYTSELARRARELDAGGSKLVLCGRPPLGEQAPTAAVEYDNEGGAFAITDHLLMQGHERILYLGGPPKLSTTRDRLAGHRRALELRGVTPDPELTQTGTFSRNFGYRRMAELLQDGLEFTAVFAANDIVAAGAAQALEEAGVRVPEDISLVGYDDIPVAQELRPRLTTVHVPLEEMGRQAVRLAVGGGDEDDWREPTAGALRLGTHIVVRDSVAPRAGRTARM, from the coding sequence ATGCGCCGGCAGAGCACGGCCGCGGACGGGCAGCGCAGAGCCACCGTCACCGATGTGGCCCGGCAGGCGGGCGTCTCGACGGCGACGGTCTCGCGTGTCATGAACCGCAACTACCCGGTCGCGGAAGCCACCCGGGCGCGCGTCGAAGCCGCCATGCGCGACCTCGGGTACGTCGTGAACGCGCATGCCCGCGCCCTCGCCGGGGTCTCCGGCCGCACCGTCGGCATCATCGTCAACGAGCTCATCGACCCGTTCTACGCGTACATCGCCCGGGGCGTGGAGCGGGAGGCCGCACTCGGCGGGCGGCTCTGTCTGGTCTGCTGCGCCCAGGGAGACCCCCAGCGCGAGCTCGCCTTCGTCGAGCTGATGCACGAGCGCCGGGCGGATGCGGTGATCGTGGTCGGTGGCAGCGTCGCCGACCGCGGCTACACCTCGGAGCTGGCCCGCCGCGCCCGCGAGCTGGACGCCGGCGGATCGAAGCTCGTGCTGTGCGGCAGGCCGCCGCTGGGCGAGCAGGCACCGACGGCCGCGGTCGAGTACGACAACGAGGGCGGCGCCTTCGCCATCACCGACCATCTGCTGATGCAGGGGCACGAGCGGATCCTCTATCTGGGCGGGCCGCCCAAGCTCTCCACCACCCGCGACCGGCTGGCCGGACACCGGCGGGCCCTGGAGCTGCGCGGGGTGACACCGGACCCGGAACTCACTCAGACCGGTACCTTCAGCCGGAACTTCGGCTACCGGCGGATGGCCGAACTGCTGCAGGACGGCCTGGAGTTCACCGCGGTCTTCGCTGCCAACGACATCGTGGCGGCAGGTGCGGCCCAGGCGCTGGAGGAGGCCGGGGTGCGGGTTCCCGAGGACATCTCCCTGGTGGGGTACGACGACATCCCGGTCGCCCAGGAGCTGCGCCCGCGGCTGACCACCGTCCATGTGCCGCTGGAGGAGATGGGACGGCAGGCCGTGCGGCTGGCCGTCGGCGGCGGGGACGAGGACGACTGGCGCGAGCCGACCGCGGGCGCGCTGCGGCTCGGCACGCACATCGTGGTACGCGATTCTGTCGCGCCGCGAGCCGGACGGACCGCCCGGATGTGA